Proteins encoded in a region of the Bacillus methanolicus genome:
- a CDS encoding TlpA family protein disulfide reductase gives MKLREPMPELNGATAWLNGEVTREQLIGEKPTLIHFWSISCHLCKEAMPQVNQFRDEFKDKLNVVAVHMPRSENDLDIEDIKKVAAEHEITQPIFVDSEFKLADAFENQYVPAYYVFDKDGNLRHYQAGGGGMKMLEKRVNRVLSETGQSA, from the coding sequence ATGAAATTACGCGAACCTATGCCTGAGTTGAACGGTGCGACAGCATGGTTAAACGGAGAAGTTACAAGAGAGCAGCTTATTGGTGAAAAACCTACACTTATTCATTTCTGGTCAATCAGCTGCCATTTATGTAAAGAGGCTATGCCTCAGGTAAATCAATTTCGGGACGAATTTAAAGACAAACTAAATGTTGTTGCTGTCCATATGCCTCGTTCCGAAAATGACCTTGATATTGAAGACATTAAAAAAGTAGCAGCTGAGCACGAAATCACTCAGCCGATTTTCGTTGACAGCGAATTCAAACTGGCAGATGCATTTGAGAATCAATACGTACCTGCATATTATGTATTTGATAAAGATGGGAACCTTCGTCACTACCAGGCTGGCGGAGGCGGAATGAAAATGCTTGAGAAGCGCGTAAATCGCGTCCTAAGTGAAACAGGACAAAGTGCTTAG